The window ATTGTAATATCTCTAATCATGGAAACTCCTTATAATGTCTTCTGCCGCCTCTTCCACAGTTGTTACATCTGTCCTAACAGGCATTCCTCTCAGTTTTAACGCATGCATAATATAAGTCACCTGGGGCGCCGCCAGGCCAACCTTCTCCAGTTCTCTGTAGTGTGCGAACACCTCTCCAGGCTGTCCGTCATACATGATTTCGCCTTTGTTCATCACAACAATACGCCCCACATATCTCGCAATATCTTCCATGCTATGGGAAACAAGTATGACTGTCATGCCTGTCGCCTTGTGCAGCCTGCTTATTTGATCCAGTATCTCATCCCGCCCCTGGGGATCTAACCCCGCAGTCGGCTCGTCTAGTACTAGGACGCCTGGATGCATTGCCAGGACGCCTGCTATAGCGGCCCGTCTTTTTTGCCCGCCTGACAGTTCAAAGGGAGACTGATGATAATACTTTTTGGGAAAACCCACTAATTCTAGTGCTTCTTTCGCCCTTATCTCACATTCTTCAGGGGAAAACCCAAGATTTTTAGGGCCAAAACAGACATCTGAGAGCACTTCCGACTCAAAAAGCTGATGTTCAGGATACTGGAATACAAGGCCAACCTTACTGCGCAGCTTCTTCATATCATAATCCTTACTATAAATATTTACCCCCTCATAATATAAGGCGCCAGAGCTGGCTTTGAGCAGTCCATTAAAGTGCTGGATCAAAGTAGATTTTCCTGAACCTGTATGGCCGATAATTCCCACGAATTCTCCCTGGGAAATTTCCAAATTTATGTCTATGAGAGCCTGTTTTTCATATGCTGTTTTTGGACTATACGTATAGTTAATGTGCTCTAACTTAATTGACATAATTCCTCCACCAACTCCTCCATCCTTAAAATCCCTGCCGGAAGTTTCATTCCTCTTTTCCTCAATTCTTCAGCCAGCATTGTAACCTGCGGGACATCCAGATGAAAGCGCTTCAGCTCATCCACCCTGCTGAAAATATCTCTGGGGGATCCTTGCATCACAATTCGCCCGCTGTCCATTACATATACCCGGTCTGCATCTATTACCTCTTCCATATAATGTGTAATCAGGATAACTGTCACCTTTTTTTCCCTGCGCAGATTTTGTACTGTACGGATGACCTCTTTTCTTCCATTAGGGTCAAGCATGGCCGTAGGTTCATCCAACACAATACACTGCGGTTCCATTGCTATTACTCCCGCTATGGCCACCCGCTGTTTCTGGCCTCCTGACAGTTTATTGGGTGATTGGTAACGGTATTTTAGCATCCCCACAGACTTTAGGCTTTTTTCCACCCGCTTCCATATTTCATCTGTAGGTATGCCAAGGTTTTCCGGGCCAAATCCAACATCCTCTTCCACAACAGTGCCAATAATCTGATTATCTGGATTCTGGAATACCATCCCAGCGGACTGGCGGATATCCCACAGATTCTCCGGTATCCTTGTGTCCCTGCCATTTACCCAAATAGTCCCCCCTGTTGGCAGCAAAATGGCGTTTATGTGCTTGGCCAGAGTAGACTTGCCTGAACCATTGTGCCCCAGAACAGCAATAAAATCTCCTGGGGCTATATCCATATCCACCGCATCTACAGCACGGTTCACCCCAGTTACATTCCCCTCTTCATCCCGCTTCTCATATTCGTATATCAATTTTTCTGCGTGAATCATCTCCATACAGGCATGTCCCTCCATTATTTAGCCTATATCCGTTCTATTTATCTCCCTGAGCTTCTCTATTTTTGCCCGAAAGGGCGGGTGACTTCCCATTAACAATAAGAATCCCCAGGCTTACCAGCAAAAGAGCCGAAAGGTTTCTGACTGATATGATTTTTTCTCCAAGAAAAACAGCAGAAAGCGCCACTCCAAAAATGGGAATTGTAAAACCATATACAGCTACCCTGCCCACAGGGTTATATTTTAACAAAATAGTCCATATGCTAAATGCAACTGTTGTCAGCAATGCCATATACAGTAGGAGCAAAGACGATTTCAGAGTAAATCCTTCTACCTTCCCTCCCATTATAAATCCGATTATAATTAAAAATATACTGCCAAACAAAATCTGATAGGAGGTAATGGTCATAGGACTCTCCTTACCTGAAATCATTTTTAATATGACTGTGCTGACACCATAGGCTACTGTACACACAAGGATCATCCCTTCCCCCTGTACAGAAAAGCCTTCTCCCCAGGTGCCGGGGGCCAGATTTATAACTATGATGCCTGCCAGGCCGAAAATACAGCCAATTCCTTTTTTCCAGGTCATTTTCTCAGACTGCAGCATGAAATGCGCCGCTACAATTGACACAAACCCATTAGAAGCATTTATAATAGAACCTTTCGTTCCGGTTGTGTTTGCCAAACCTATGTAAAAGCAGACATATTGTATCATAGTCTGGAGTATACCCTGCCTCAAAATGTAGGGGATGGAAGAACGTTGCATGGTCAAAATACGCCTCTCCAACAAACACCCAAATATAAACGTCAGCACGCCAGAGAGGAAAAACCGGTAGCCAGCAAATACTATCTGGCTCCCGGTT of the Luxibacter massiliensis genome contains:
- a CDS encoding energy-coupling factor transporter ATPase, translating into MEMIHAEKLIYEYEKRDEEGNVTGVNRAVDAVDMDIAPGDFIAVLGHNGSGKSTLAKHINAILLPTGGTIWVNGRDTRIPENLWDIRQSAGMVFQNPDNQIIGTVVEEDVGFGPENLGIPTDEIWKRVEKSLKSVGMLKYRYQSPNKLSGGQKQRVAIAGVIAMEPQCIVLDEPTAMLDPNGRKEVIRTVQNLRREKKVTVILITHYMEEVIDADRVYVMDSGRIVMQGSPRDIFSRVDELKRFHLDVPQVTMLAEELRKRGMKLPAGILRMEELVEELCQLS
- a CDS encoding energy-coupling factor transporter ATPase, which translates into the protein MSIKLEHINYTYSPKTAYEKQALIDINLEISQGEFVGIIGHTGSGKSTLIQHFNGLLKASSGALYYEGVNIYSKDYDMKKLRSKVGLVFQYPEHQLFESEVLSDVCFGPKNLGFSPEECEIRAKEALELVGFPKKYYHQSPFELSGGQKRRAAIAGVLAMHPGVLVLDEPTAGLDPQGRDEILDQISRLHKATGMTVILVSHSMEDIARYVGRIVVMNKGEIMYDGQPGEVFAHYRELEKVGLAAPQVTYIMHALKLRGMPVRTDVTTVEEAAEDIIRSFHD
- a CDS encoding DMT family transporter, producing MERKLQNPAVVCMLALLCCGLWGSAFPCIKVGYEWLGIEGTGSQIVFAGYRFFLSGVLTFIFGCLLERRILTMQRSSIPYILRQGILQTMIQYVCFYIGLANTTGTKGSIINASNGFVSIVAAHFMLQSEKMTWKKGIGCIFGLAGIIVINLAPGTWGEGFSVQGEGMILVCTVAYGVSTVILKMISGKESPMTITSYQILFGSIFLIIIGFIMGGKVEGFTLKSSLLLLYMALLTTVAFSIWTILLKYNPVGRVAVYGFTIPIFGVALSAVFLGEKIISVRNLSALLLVSLGILIVNGKSPALSGKNREAQGDK